CATGGAGAGATAGTAAACCATGCGCTTGCCGTGGTTGATGTGGGCGCGGCGGGTTTTGAGGAAGTCTTCGGCAATCAGGTCGCGTGCCGCCAGCATGGCAGCGTTGAGCCATTGGTGTTCGGTTGCATCTTTGGGATCGACGCCTAAAATGAAAATCAGTTTGTAAACAATCGCCTTGCGAATGGTTTCAGCATCCGGCTTCGGCATAACATAATCGTAGCCGGAGATGGGTTGTTTCGGAGCCATGATAGCCTTTCTTGATTTGGAAATGACTTCGGTACGCGAAGTTTTTTGTTTGTTGAAGCGCTTCGGCCGTCTGTAAAATACAGCCGAAATTAAATAACTTGTTTAAGTATATTTTGTTTGTAAAACAATTACAACCGTATCTGTGGGTTTGTGGCCGAAAGTTGCCCGAGCGGTGGATTTTGCAGACGGCATGGTAAGGGGCAAGATGGATTTTTACGGTCGGGTATCGTGTTTTTGCAACACCCAGATGCCCATGTGTTCTACGCTAAACAGCCCGTTTTTCGTGTAATCAAACTTCTCGGAGGGAGTGCTGGCAAGCTGCCAATTCCCTTGGGGCAGTTTGAAGGATTGGGGTTGGCGTTTGGCGTTGACCAACAGCAGCCAACCGCCGCTGATTGCAACCTGCATGGCTTTACTGTGGCGGTTGTGCCAATCTTCTTCTGTCATTTCGCTGCCGAAGCTGTCCAGCCAGCGGACATCGTCTGCCTGCCACCAGCGGTTGAGGCCGATCAGCGGGATTTGCGCGCGCAGGTTGATTAGTTGTTGCGTATAGTTTTGCAAGGGGTGTTTTGCAGACGGCCAGTCCAGCCATGTTAAGGTGTTGTCTTGGCAATAGCCGTTGTTGTTGCCCTGTTGGCTGTTGCCGAATTCATCGCCACCGAGCAGCATGGGGGTGCCGGCGGATAAAAACAGCGAGGCGAGCAGTGCTTTGGCGGTATATTCGCGGGCGGTCAGGATTTCCGTATCGTCGGTTGCGCCTTCTGCACCGTGGTTGTAGCTGATGTTGTCGTTGTGTCCGTCGCGGTTGTGTTCGCCGTTGGCATGGTTGTGTTTTTCGTTGTAGCTGACCAAGTCGTTAAGGGTGAAACCATCGTGCGCGGTGATGAAGTTGACGGAGGCTGAAGGGGGCCTGCCGTTGTGTCCGAAGATGTCGGCAGAGCCGGAAAGCCTTTCGGCAAACGCGCCCAGATTGCCGCTTTCCCAAACCCAGAATGCACGCATATCGTCGCGGAAACGTCCGTTCCATTCGCTGAATGGGGCAGGGAAACTGCCGACGTGATAGCCGTCTGCACCGATGTCCCATGCTTCGGCAATCAGTTTGCATGAGGCAAGTTGGGGATCTTGATAAAGCAGGTTGAGGAAACGCCCGTGTGCTTGGAATTGGGGTTCGCGTCCGAGTATGGTGCCCAAATCGAAGCGGAAGCCGTCGATGTGGAAGGTTTCTGCCCAATAGCGCAGGCTGTCGGCCACCCAGCGGGCAACATCGCGCTGTGCGACATTAAGCGTGTTGCCGCAACCGGACCAGTTTTCGTAACGGCCGTCCTGCTGCGTCCAATACCATGAGGCATTATCGATGCCGCGCTGGCACAACATCGGCCCGTGTTCGTCCTGATCGGCGGTGTGGTTGTACACGACATCCAGAATGACTTCCAATCCTGCACGGTGTAAGGCTTTGACGGCTGTTTTCAGTTCTTCGTCGGCGTGCTCTGCCTGCGCGGCGTAATCAGGTTCGACGGCAAAGTGTGAGTAGGTGTTGTAACCCCAATAGTTTGACAAGCCGCTGTATTGTAAGTGGTATTCGTCCAGATGCTGATGCAGGGGCAGCAGTTCGACAGCGGTAATGCCGAGGTTTTTCAGGTAGGAGATAACGCGTTCGTCCGCCAATGCGCGGTAAGTGCCGGCGTGCTGTAAGTCGGGGAACTGTTTGGTCAGACCTTTGATGTGGGCTTCGTAGATAACGGTTTTGTGCCACGGCGTATTCGGGCGGCGGTCGTCTTCCCAATCGAATATGCTTGCGCCGACCACAATACTTTTGGGCGCAAGGGCTGCATTGTCCCTGCCGTCTGCAAAATGAAACCATGCCATTTCCTCAGGGGTGCGGTAGTGCGGTTTGCCGTCTATTTTTTTTGAGTAAGGGTCGATGAGCAGTTTTTGCGGATTGAAGCGGTTGCCGGGTTTGCCGTTATCGCCGTATACGCGGAAACCGTAGCGTTGTCCCGCTTTGACGCCGGGTACGAATCCGTGAAAGACCGAACCGCTGCGGGCCGGCATTTGCAGACGGCTTTCGTTTGCTCCGTCAAACAGGCACAGCTCTACTTTTTCGGCATGGTGGGAAAACAGGGTAAAGTTTGCACCGCGTTCCGTGAGCGTGGCGCCCATCGGGTAAGGGCTGCCGGTTTCGATGTACCATGTTAGGGCAGTCGTCATCATGTTTTGGCTTTCTTATCAGTATTGCCGTCTGCAAATGGTTTGAACCGCTGCTTCAGACGGCTTCTGAAACAGCGGTTATTCTGGATGGGCGGATACGCCCGACAATAACGGCAATCAGCGTGCTTTGTTGGCCGGAGTGATTTTGCCGGAGGCCGGTTTCGCCGGGGTTTCGGTTTTGACTTCGGCTTTGCTGTCGGCTTTTTTATACAGGTAAACGGTGGCCAGCGGTGGAATTTTTACGGCTAAGGATTGTGCTTTGCCGTGCGATTCGACGGCTTCGGTTTGGATAACCTTACCGGCCGATACGCCGCTGCCTTTGTACTGCTCTTGGTCGGAGTTCATGATTTCGGTATAAACGCCGGCTTCTTTTACGCCGAAACGGTAACTGTCGTGTACAACCGGTGTGAAGTTGCTGATGACAATGATGCTGTTTCCTTCGCGGTCGCGGCGTTCAAAGACGAAAATCGAATTGTTGCCGTCATCCGCAACCAACCACTCAAATCCTTCCTGCCATTGGTCGAGCTGGTACAGCGGCGCATTGTTTTTGTAGAGGTGGTTCAAGTCGCGCACATAATCCTGCATACCTTTGTGCCAGCCGCCTTCCTGCTCCAGCAGATGCCATTCCAAACCTTCTTGGAAGTTCCATTCGCGGCCTTGGGCAAATTCTGCACCCATGAACAGCAGTTTTTTGCCGGGGAAGCCGTACATAAAGCCGTAGTAGGCGCGCAGGTTGGCAAACTGCTGCCAGCAATCTCCCGGCATACGGCCTAACAGCGAGCGTTTGCCGTGTACCACTTCATCGTGCGACAACGGTAATACGAAGTTTTCGCTGTATTGGTACATCATGCCGAAAGTCATTTTGTTATGGTGGTATTTGCGGTTGATCGGATCTTCCTGCATATAACGCAGGGTGTCGTTCATCCAGCCCATATTCCATTTGAAATTGAAGTTCAGACCTTCGGCGCGGGTAACATTGGCAAACGAGGTGGATTCTTCGGCAATGGCGTTGACACCGTGTATTTCGTTTTTCAACATGGTGTTGGTATCGCGGAGGAAGGAAATGGCCTCCAGATTTTCATTGCCGCCGTATTGGTTGGGAATCCATTCGCCGTCTTTGCGCGAATAGTCGCGGTAAATCATCGAAGCTACGGCATCCACGCGGATACCATCGAAGCCGAAGCGTTCAATCCAGTACAGCGCGTTGCCTTGCAGGAAGTTTTTCACTTCGTTGCGGCCGAAATTGTAAATCAGCGTGTTCCAATCCTGATGATAGCCTTCGCGCGGGTCGGCGTGTTCGTACAATGCGGTGCCGTCGAATTTGTTCAGGCCGTGGTCGTCGGTCGGAAAATGGCCGACAACCCAGTCGAGAATAACGCTGATACCGGCTTCGTGCGCGGCATTAATCAGTGCTTTCAATTCTTCGGGAGAGCCGAAGCGGCTGGTTGGTGCGTACAGGCCGGTAGCCTGATAGCCCCAAGATCCGTCAAACGGATATTCGGATACCGGCAGCAGCTCGATATGGGTAAAGCCCATGTCTTTAACATACGATACCAGTTCGGTTGCCAACTGCTCGTAGGTAAGCCAGTAATTGTTTTCCGGATTGCGTTTCCAAGAGCCGAGGTGTACTTCGTAAATGCTGATGGGGGCATCGACGGCATTGGCGCGTTCGCGGAATGCGGGGGCTTCTGCTTTCTCGGGCAAACCCCGCACCACTGAGGCAGTTGTCGGGCGCAGTTCCGCACCGAAGGCATACGGGTCGGATTTGGTTCGAAGCTTGCCGTTGGCATCCAGTATTTCAAATTTGTACAACGCGTTCAGTTTGACGTCCGGCACAAACATTTCCCAAATACCGGTATCGCGGTGGAAGCGCATCACATGGCGGCGGCCGTCCCAATGGTTAAATTCGCCGACAACCGATACGCGCTGTGCATTGGGTGCCCATACGGCAAAACGTACGCCTTTGACACCGTCTGATTCGGTAAAGTGTGCGCCGAAAGTTTCGTAAGGACGCAGGTGTTTGCCTTCTCCCAGCAGCCACGAATCCATATCCTGCAACGAGCTGCCGAAGCGGTAAGGGTCTTCTTCGCGAACCGGAGCAGAGTCGGCATGGTATTTGACGTTCAGTGCGTAGTCGGGCGCATGTTCAGGCAACATGGCGACAAAGAAACCGCGTTCGTCGATTTTTGCAGACGGCATGATGGTTTCGCCGGTCTTGCGGTTGACAATATCGACGCAGAAGGCATCGGGAATCAGTACGCGCACAACCTCACCGCCCTCGGCCATGCGGTGTCTGCCGAGATAGGCGAATAAATCGTTGTGGGCGGCAGCAAACAGGCGGTCGATGGTGGCACGCTCTTTCATATCGATTTCGTGATATGGTTCGGCAGTACTGTTTCTATTCATGCGAATCTCCTCAATCAGCGCAAGTTGTTCGTCCATCAGGCGGTTGTCGGGAAAACTTTCCAGCGTTTGCGGCATTTTGCACGCCCAGTTCGGATAGCCGTCTGCAACGCCGGGTACGTTCAGATTATCATGCATACCCAACAGATTTTCCAGTTGGACGGCATAAAGTTTGCTGTTGCTTGATGCGCCGTAACGGTGCAGAGCGGTAAGCAGTTCGTTGTTCATTTCGGACGGCATGGCAAAATCCTGCGGCAGGCAGCCAGTTTGTCGGAGCGTATCCAACCATTTGGCCTTGTCTTGTTCGCGCTGTGCCAAGGCCGTCTGCAAAACGTCGTTGCCGGCAAGGGTGCCCAAACGGTGCATGATTTTCAAATCGCTCCCCGGCCAGTAACCCGATAAAGGGGCGACATCGTGGGTACTGGTTACGGTAATAGATTGTGCCGGATATTGGTCAGGCAGCTCGAAGCCGTTTTCGTTTTTGCTGAAATACAAAACTTTATAAGAAAATATCTGATAGCGGTTCAGCAGGTGGCGCGCTTCGTCGGGAACGGTGCCCAAATCTTCTCCGATAACGACACAGCGGTTGCGGCGGCTTTCCAAAGCGATGATGGCAAACAGGGCTTCGGCGTGATAATGGACATAGGCGCCGTTGTCTGCGGTTTGGCTGCCGACTATCCACCAAAGGCGGCAGAGCGCCATGACATGATCGATACGCAAAATGCCGTATTGGCGCATATTGGCGCGTATCAGCCGGATAAACGGTTCATAGCCGCTGCGTTCCAGTGCCGTGGGGTTAAGGGGCGGCAGATTCCAGTTTTGTCCGGACGGGCCGAGCGGATCGGGCGGTGCGCCGACTGACATATCCATGCAGTAGCCGCTGCGGTTGAGCCATGTATCCGCACTGCCGCGTGCCGCGCCGACTGCCAAATCTCCGTAGATACCCAGCGATACGCCGTGTCGGGCGGCGGCTTGTTTGACGGTTTCGAGCTGCTTGGCGCATAACCATTGCAGCCACATATAAAAGCGGATTTCGTGTGCGTGGGTTTGGGCGAAGTTTTTTACGGCTTCGCTGTCAGGCTGCTGAAATTCAAACGGCCATGCCGTCCAGCCATAGACACCGGGACGGCTGTAATATTGGTCCAGTGCTTCAAACAAGCCGTAGCCGGATAAATTGCCGGAATGTTCGGCAACAAAACGGACAAATTCGGCACGCTCTTGAGCGGCTTCTTCGCACTGTTCGCCGGCAAACTCGGCAAAGGCAAGTTGCAGCGCATCGCGTTTGAATGCCCATACTGCCGTATAGGCAACAGTTTCGGGAATGCGAAGCGCGGCAATGCGTTGCTGTACTTTTCGGCTTTCCAGCCAGCTTTTGGCGCGTTCGCTGTAACGGAACACGCCGATGGCGGCAACATCGAGATAAATCGGATTGAGCCATTCGCGTGAAGAAGGACTGTACGGGCTGGCCAGAGCCGGTTGTGCGGTAAACAGGGCGTGCAGGGGGTTGATGCCGATAAAGTCCAGTTTTCGGCTGCCTGCATATGCCATCAGATTGGCCAAGTCGGTAAAGTCGCCGATACCCCAGTTGCGTTCGGAACGGAGGCTGTAAAGTTGGACGGTCATGCCGTTCATGCGGCGGCCGTTTGACAGGGTACGGGGTTGATATGCGGTATTGGGGGCGACAATCAGGCGGACGCGGCACAGACCATCGCTGCCGTTTGCCGTCAGGGTGTAGTAGCCGGCATCCAGAGGGGGTAATGCTGCCCAACAGCCGCCTTGTTCGTCCGGATAAACGGTAATGCGGTGTCGTTCTGCTCCGTTTTCGTCGGATAATTCCGCCTCTGAAGCTCCTTTTAAAGCAGGAATGTTGACGGAGCTTTCCTGCTGCTCGCGGGCAACGGCAACCGATGCAAACATGCCGTCTGCAAATTCATCGGAAAGTGCTGATAAAACCGCTTGCAGAACCTCCGGTTTGGAACGGTGATAGATACCGTCGATATCGTGAAAGCCCAAAGCGATGCCTGCCTGTTCGGCCTGTTGCTCCAAAGAAACGTGTTCGGATGGTCCGTTCATGGGAAATTGCCTGTGTGTTTCCGTTTGTGTGGAAAGTCTGACGGGATAATAATAGGGGTATCAAATAAGTGCTGAAACCGTTTGCAGACGGCATAGTGCACGACGGTAATGTGCAAAGTCACAAAACGCAGCAAGTTATCCGGATTGTGGGATTTGTTTCATGCTTTATTGGCGGCACGCATTCACAAAAGCCGTCTGAAAATACGCCAAGCGGATTTTCAGACGGCTTGTTGTCAAATTTAGTGGTGGTGTCCGTGCGGGCCGTGCACATGGCCGTGGGCGATTTCTTCGGCAGAAGCATCGCGTACTGCGGCTACGGTAGCTTTAAACAGAATTTTCATGCCGGCAAGCGGGTGGTTTCCGTCTACAACCGCTTTGCCGTCTGCAACATCGGTTACACGGTAGATGATGACTTCTCCGGTTTCGGGGTCGTCTGCCTCAAACATCATGCCTGCTTCAACTTCCACAGGGAATACGCCGACATCTTCGATACGCACCAATTCGGGATCTTGTTCGCCGAACGCATCATCGGGAGACATCGCTACTTCTACGGTGTCGCCGATTTCTTTGCCGTGCAGGGCTTCTTCTACCAGCGGGAAAATGCCGTCGTAGCCGCCGTGGAGGTATTCGATGGGCGTTTCGGTTTTATCCAGCAGTTGGTTGTTGGCATCGAACATTTCATAATGCAGCGATACAACAGAGTTTTTAGCAATGGCCATATTTTGTCCTTTGAGAAAGGGAAACTTGAAAACATCTGTATTCTACCACAGCAAGGCTTTGCCTCGCGTTTTATCTTGACGGCATTAGAAAAGCAGCAGTCAGTTTGTTAAATAAGGTTAAATTTTGGCGTTTTGTTGTTTTTTTACAACCTTAATCAAGGCGGATTTTATTAAATAACAAGCGGTGTTGTCAGCTTTGAATACGGTTTCTTTACAAAAGTTTAAAATATTAACTGTTTGAAATATATTGGATTTGTCTGAATTTTTTAGGGAGGTCGGTAGGGTTTTGGTGTTTTGTGCCGAAAGCCGGTCAAATTTCCGATGGAGATAATTCTATATAAGTAATTGATTTTTTCTTACTCCGGCAACAGATGTCGTTGCATCTGCCTATCCACTAAGGCATAATAGCGAAAATTCAGCAATGAATTTTCTACTGTAGAGGCCGTTTACGGCCATTTTTTAGTTATTTAAATCGATTTAAAGGTATCATAAAATGAAAAAATCTCTGTTGGCTGCTGCTTTGTTGTCTCTGACTCTGGCCGCTTGTGGCGATGCTGAAAAAGCTCAAGAAGCTGCTGCTTCTGCCGCTTCTGCTGCTACCGAAGCCGCTGCTTCTGCTGTTGAAATGACTACTGAAGCTGCTGAAGCTGCTGCTTCTGCTGCAGAAGGTGCTGTTGAAGCCGCTGCTTCTTCTGTTGAAGCTGCTGCTACCGAAGCTGCCAGCGCTGCTGCTTCTGCTGTTGAAGCCGTTACTGAAGAAGCTGCTTCTGAAGCTGCAAAATAATATTCCAAACGGAATAGCAGAAAGCAGGATACAAAACGTATCCTGCTTTTTATTTTTGCAGACGGCCTTTTGCTGATACGGCAAAATATCTTGCCGGTGTGCAGATTTGGTCGGCATAAGAAACGAATGCCGTCTGCAAAATCAAGGCGGTCGGCATTGCGGCAGGGGCTGCATGATGTCCGGTTTGCCGTTTGGTTTCGTTTTATTGCGTTTCCTTTATATGCCTGATGTGCGTATTATTTTAAAATTGATGAGATTTTGTCGGTTGCTGCCCTGCGCCGTTTTCCCTGATTTTACTGATCCGGTTTGCCATGAATGCTGATTTATCCGCCCAATTTGCTGCTTTTCTAGATAACGATGAAGTTGTTGCAGCAACGCCTGATTTGCTTATCGACCAGCGGCGGCGTTTTACCGCTGCGCCCGATGTCGTATTGAAACCTAAGACCGTCGATAGCGTGCAGCGCATCATGCGGTATTGTTTTGAACGGAAAATTTCCGTGACCCCGCAAGGCGGCAATACGGGTTTGTGCGGCGCGGCGGTCGCGCAGGGCGGCGTGCTGTTGAATCTGTCCCGCCTTAACCGTTTGCGGGAGATTAATCTTGCGGATAACAGTATTACGGTTGAAGCCGGTATGGTGTTGCAGCAGGTTCAGGAGGAAGCTGCGAAAGCAGGAAGGTTGTTTCCGCTGAGTTTGGCCAGTGAGGGATCTTGCCAAATCGGTGGCAATATTGCCTGCAATGCCGGCGGATTGAATGTGTTGCGCTACGGCACGACACGGGACTTGGTGCTGGGGCTGGAAGTGGTGCTGCCTGATGGTGAATTGGTGTCACACCTGCAGCCTTTGCATAAAAATACGACCGGTTATGATGTGCGCCATTTGTTTATTGGCAGCGAGGGTACGCTCGGTGTGATAACGGCGGCTACATTGAAGCTGTTTGCCCAACCGAAAAGTACGGCAACGGCATGGGTAGGACTGCCTGACATCGATTCGGCGGTCGGTTTGCTGAGTTTGGTTCAGGGACATTTTGCCGAACGCTTGGAAAGTTTTGAGCTGGTCAGCCGTTTTGCATTGGAGCTTTCTGCCGGTTACAGTAGCCTGCCAAAACCGGTAGACGCGGAATGGCATATTTTGATGGAGTTGACCGACTCTCTGCCTAATGACAGCTTGCCGGACTATCTTGCCGAGTTTTTATACCAACATGGTTTTGAAAACAGCGTATTGGCGCAGTCAGAGCAGGAGCGCCGCGATTTATGGCAGTTGCGTGAAAATATTTCTGCATCGCAACGCAGTTTGGGGACAAGCATCAAGCATGATATTGCCGTACCGATTGCGGAGGTTGCCGGATTTGTGCGGGAGTGCGAACCTGCTTTGCAAGCGGCATTTCCCGAAATACGCGTGGTCTGTTTCGGGCATCTGGGCGACGGCAGTCTGCATTACAATACTTTCCTGCCTGATGTGATGAGCAATGAAGTATATGAGTATGAAGACAGAATCAATACCATTGTTTACGAACATATTTTAAGCCACAAAGGTACGATAGCGGCGGAACACGGTATCGGAACCATTAAAAAACATTGGATTCCGCGTGTGCGTACTGCTGCCGAAATCGCCTTGATGCGGGCAGTTAAGGCGCAGCTCGATCCGCATAATATTATGAATCCGGGTAAATTGTTGCCCGATGCGTAACCGTTCGGGTATTCAATAGGTTCATTATCATCATTTGAATGGAAAAAGCCGTCTGCAAAATGACGTATCGCAAAGAAAACATGGGGCGATACGGTTTTGCAGACGGCTTGTTTGCCGTTAAGCAGGCGGAAACGGATTAAAAGCGGTGATGCAGCCCTAATGATGCGGCGGTCTGCTCGATTTTTCCTTTATGGGTACGGTTGGCAGCATCGGT
The nucleotide sequence above comes from Neisseria animalis. Encoded proteins:
- the glgB gene encoding 1,4-alpha-glucan branching protein GlgB, with product MNGPSEHVSLEQQAEQAGIALGFHDIDGIYHRSKPEVLQAVLSALSDEFADGMFASVAVAREQQESSVNIPALKGASEAELSDENGAERHRITVYPDEQGGCWAALPPLDAGYYTLTANGSDGLCRVRLIVAPNTAYQPRTLSNGRRMNGMTVQLYSLRSERNWGIGDFTDLANLMAYAGSRKLDFIGINPLHALFTAQPALASPYSPSSREWLNPIYLDVAAIGVFRYSERAKSWLESRKVQQRIAALRIPETVAYTAVWAFKRDALQLAFAEFAGEQCEEAAQERAEFVRFVAEHSGNLSGYGLFEALDQYYSRPGVYGWTAWPFEFQQPDSEAVKNFAQTHAHEIRFYMWLQWLCAKQLETVKQAAARHGVSLGIYGDLAVGAARGSADTWLNRSGYCMDMSVGAPPDPLGPSGQNWNLPPLNPTALERSGYEPFIRLIRANMRQYGILRIDHVMALCRLWWIVGSQTADNGAYVHYHAEALFAIIALESRRNRCVVIGEDLGTVPDEARHLLNRYQIFSYKVLYFSKNENGFELPDQYPAQSITVTSTHDVAPLSGYWPGSDLKIMHRLGTLAGNDVLQTALAQREQDKAKWLDTLRQTGCLPQDFAMPSEMNNELLTALHRYGASSNSKLYAVQLENLLGMHDNLNVPGVADGYPNWACKMPQTLESFPDNRLMDEQLALIEEIRMNRNSTAEPYHEIDMKERATIDRLFAAAHNDLFAYLGRHRMAEGGEVVRVLIPDAFCVDIVNRKTGETIMPSAKIDERGFFVAMLPEHAPDYALNVKYHADSAPVREEDPYRFGSSLQDMDSWLLGEGKHLRPYETFGAHFTESDGVKGVRFAVWAPNAQRVSVVGEFNHWDGRRHVMRFHRDTGIWEMFVPDVKLNALYKFEILDANGKLRTKSDPYAFGAELRPTTASVVRGLPEKAEAPAFRERANAVDAPISIYEVHLGSWKRNPENNYWLTYEQLATELVSYVKDMGFTHIELLPVSEYPFDGSWGYQATGLYAPTSRFGSPEELKALINAAHEAGISVILDWVVGHFPTDDHGLNKFDGTALYEHADPREGYHQDWNTLIYNFGRNEVKNFLQGNALYWIERFGFDGIRVDAVASMIYRDYSRKDGEWIPNQYGGNENLEAISFLRDTNTMLKNEIHGVNAIAEESTSFANVTRAEGLNFNFKWNMGWMNDTLRYMQEDPINRKYHHNKMTFGMMYQYSENFVLPLSHDEVVHGKRSLLGRMPGDCWQQFANLRAYYGFMYGFPGKKLLFMGAEFAQGREWNFQEGLEWHLLEQEGGWHKGMQDYVRDLNHLYKNNAPLYQLDQWQEGFEWLVADDGNNSIFVFERRDREGNSIIVISNFTPVVHDSYRFGVKEAGVYTEIMNSDQEQYKGSGVSAGKVIQTEAVESHGKAQSLAVKIPPLATVYLYKKADSKAEVKTETPAKPASGKITPANKAR
- the glgX gene encoding glycogen debranching protein GlgX translates to MMTTALTWYIETGSPYPMGATLTERGANFTLFSHHAEKVELCLFDGANESRLQMPARSGSVFHGFVPGVKAGQRYGFRVYGDNGKPGNRFNPQKLLIDPYSKKIDGKPHYRTPEEMAWFHFADGRDNAALAPKSIVVGASIFDWEDDRRPNTPWHKTVIYEAHIKGLTKQFPDLQHAGTYRALADERVISYLKNLGITAVELLPLHQHLDEYHLQYSGLSNYWGYNTYSHFAVEPDYAAQAEHADEELKTAVKALHRAGLEVILDVVYNHTADQDEHGPMLCQRGIDNASWYWTQQDGRYENWSGCGNTLNVAQRDVARWVADSLRYWAETFHIDGFRFDLGTILGREPQFQAHGRFLNLLYQDPQLASCKLIAEAWDIGADGYHVGSFPAPFSEWNGRFRDDMRAFWVWESGNLGAFAERLSGSADIFGHNGRPPSASVNFITAHDGFTLNDLVSYNEKHNHANGEHNRDGHNDNISYNHGAEGATDDTEILTAREYTAKALLASLFLSAGTPMLLGGDEFGNSQQGNNNGYCQDNTLTWLDWPSAKHPLQNYTQQLINLRAQIPLIGLNRWWQADDVRWLDSFGSEMTEEDWHNRHSKAMQVAISGGWLLLVNAKRQPQSFKLPQGNWQLASTPSEKFDYTKNGLFSVEHMGIWVLQKHDTRP
- a CDS encoding FKBP-type peptidyl-prolyl cis-trans isomerase, whose product is MAIAKNSVVSLHYEMFDANNQLLDKTETPIEYLHGGYDGIFPLVEEALHGKEIGDTVEVAMSPDDAFGEQDPELVRIEDVGVFPVEVEAGMMFEADDPETGEVIIYRVTDVADGKAVVDGNHPLAGMKILFKATVAAVRDASAEEIAHGHVHGPHGHHH
- a CDS encoding FAD-binding oxidoreductase; the protein is MNADLSAQFAAFLDNDEVVAATPDLLIDQRRRFTAAPDVVLKPKTVDSVQRIMRYCFERKISVTPQGGNTGLCGAAVAQGGVLLNLSRLNRLREINLADNSITVEAGMVLQQVQEEAAKAGRLFPLSLASEGSCQIGGNIACNAGGLNVLRYGTTRDLVLGLEVVLPDGELVSHLQPLHKNTTGYDVRHLFIGSEGTLGVITAATLKLFAQPKSTATAWVGLPDIDSAVGLLSLVQGHFAERLESFELVSRFALELSAGYSSLPKPVDAEWHILMELTDSLPNDSLPDYLAEFLYQHGFENSVLAQSEQERRDLWQLRENISASQRSLGTSIKHDIAVPIAEVAGFVRECEPALQAAFPEIRVVCFGHLGDGSLHYNTFLPDVMSNEVYEYEDRINTIVYEHILSHKGTIAAEHGIGTIKKHWIPRVRTAAEIALMRAVKAQLDPHNIMNPGKLLPDA